Within Peromyscus leucopus breed LL Stock chromosome 7, UCI_PerLeu_2.1, whole genome shotgun sequence, the genomic segment ttacgaatatcaaagagaacataatccagattctctgtgtggtagccatctttacgtggcttattttttatattaccttgagcctattgctttaaactgcagccttctaagcctgaaacggcgctgtggctgctggctcctcccacttcagcttcccaacatggcggtggtatgttttccgccagctctgggagccatcgtgggtctgtgcttttatccaagcagcgtgtagcccagaaacctctttttttgttttgtactagcaaaggctaaatccaccacgcaacttaatgtgccacttgcagaggcctcattccgccatactgcagatcaagcacacacaccaggaacccgccagtaactcaaaccggcagctgctgctcatttgagagagacaattaggaagctgttttaagctccgttttagaatcttttctcaggctttaggtggaaactcttgccccacgttgggcgccagatattgatgtaaccaaccgtcttattaaataagaaacacagaaacaatgtaaaagagaaagccgagaggtcagagctcagagctaaaatctcacccttcctcctgctgtcccagcttcgcgaaaaaagacctacttcctgtcggttccttttttttttatagtatgtcgttctgccttctcattggttgtaaacccaaacacatgactgcctcgtcactgtctgaatgtacagccccctaggtcttaaaggcatatgtctccaatgctgactgtatccctgaacacacagagatcttatgggattaaaggcgtgtgccaccaccgccacactcttgctatggctctaatagctctgaccctgaacacacagatatctatgggattaaaggcgtgtgccaccaccgccacactcttgctatggctctaatagctctgacccccggacaactttatttattaacatacaatcaaaataatatttcagtacaattagattaccaccacagctccaccccttggtgtttctataaataccagagacagtcagggctcattggaataggttccaggccctctcgaggctatcctgtattttctatgtttatctccacattctaaatccttctaatatttcctgatgCTGTCACTCAAGAacactctggggaactgtggggttggtgggtaaacaccccgcACTAGGGTGCCTGGGCTGTGGGTTCTCTGGAtcttgctctcttctggcatcttcTCCCAGGAACTAAAAGGCATCCCAGTGATGGGTAGAGGGTGGGGACTTGAGAGGAGAGCCACTGCTGAGCTAGGCGGAGGACAGgatgtctctctttcctctccggGCAGACTGCGCGTGCTGGGATGTTGAGAACTGTCAGCAGAGGAGCAGGGAAGGTCAGCTCAGGCTCCACCGCTGACTCTCCTTGCATTCTCACAAACACTTGTCTTTTCCCGAAGTGTCACGTGTGTGGCCAGCAGGGACATCTGCTCTTGGCCATTTGAGCCTCCCTTGGTACAACTACCAACTCCTCCCAGGCTTCCTGAAGCCAAGGAAGGCCGGCACCAGGATCCAAACAACCCCCTTCTCAGCCCATCTTAGAAGGGGTTCATTTTTCCTGGGGATATCTAGCCCTTTGAGAACACACATTACGAATTCAACTTGAAaacaaatcttttgttttgtttcaattatAGAAGGAAAATCCAAACGAATGTTCCCTGGACTCTTCTCCTCTGTGTTATCTGAATATTTTCATCCATGCTTACTggccctgatcttcctgctctcAGCTTTAAAATAGGAATTATGTAATCCCAATTTCTCTAGTTCTGATGGTTAAAGGAGTCCCCATACCATAGAGAGATGCGGGAAGTGCCCCCAAACTCCTCTTGGCGTCATTTGTAGAAATTCTCAGATGTTTCTGCAGCGATGTGCACACTGATGTTCAGCAGAACGTTGTGTGGCGTACCCTCAGATTAGGGCCATGGCTTCCTGCATGGAGAAGGTGGGTTTTGTTCCCTccaattttctttactttttatttttctaaagtttatttagttttttgtgtgtgtctgtgtgagtatgggTACctcatggaggctggaagaggggaCCAGATCTCATGCTAGTGGAGTTataagcagctgtgagctgccagtgtgggtgctgggaactgaactggggtccactggaagaacagcatgtgctctCAATGCCTGAGCCCCTTGCTCTGAGTTTCTTAGCATGACTTGGATTTTCTATGGATGCTTTATTGGTATTTGTGTTTGAAATGGTAATAAAGACCACAGAATTGAAAGGAACGGGGTCAGCACTAGATGGTGGGTGAGTCTATTGTGAGGCATGGTGATCAGCGTCGTGCAGTAGCTTATACGGAGAAGTCCAGGCATATCTGTAAGGATCAGCGAAGGCTGGCTCAGAAGCAAGCCATCTCTGGAGTTGGGATACAGCTGGCTGTCATGTCCCCTTGAGGGGCAGCTAGGTGTCCTGCTGTTGCCTTCTGCCCCTTATGTTCATGGCCTTCACTGCTCTGTGGTTTCAAGTTGACGGCTTTCCCAGATCTCACACCATCTTTTTACCCTGTCCTCAGGCGTCTTGGCTCTGGAGAAGGCTTCGTGGAAGGAAGCGGTCAGTGATGGCGTCCTGCCTCTTGATGATTCTGTCTGCCGTGGCTGTCACTCACTTTCCTCCAGAGCATCCAGCTTCCACTCCAGGACTTGGTCCCATGGAGCCCCAGGGGGAAATGGGCATGCCTGACCCCAACATTTGGCAGACTTTGAACCCTAGCCAGAGGCAGCGGGCAAAAAACCTGGGCTTCCAGAAAGGCCAGGCTTTGCCCAGAAATTCCATCCTGGTCTGTGCTGAGAAGCAAAGCCACAGAAGGCGACCAGACAGAAGCGGACACCCACTGAGGGTCAGGAGAGGCGTTGCTGTGACAGGAGGTCCGGCACTCAGTGCCCACCATCCTGTGCTTCTGATGGAGAATGAGGTCAGAGATGCAGGAGGCACAGCCCTCGAACAGCCTGGGCAAGATGGTCCTGTccaagagacacagaggaagaaggacaCCCTGGTTAGCCCACTCACAGGgagcagccaggcatggagagGGACTGCTGCAGTGAGCTTTAGGCCCCAACCATCAGAAGGGGAGGATTCCCTGCCGGGAGCCAGGGTCAGAGTCTTGACtggtgggaaggctgggggtgctGCCTCAGGTTCTGGGACTCCCTGGTGGTCTGGCTCTGCTGGAGAGCTGAGAAGGTCCCGTGGTGCCGTACTGAGACCCCTGGGTTACTGGCCAGTGCTGCGGCTGGGGGGCAGGTTCCACCCTGGTTCACAGAACACGATGTGCAGACTCTCTGGCTACTGGCCCATGGGGAGGTGGTGGGCAAAGCCAGGGTCCCGGCCCATGGGCAGGTGCTGCAGGTCGGACTATCTGCTGACGGTGCCCTCCAGGACATGTCTCCTCTCAGGCTCAGCCAGCTCTGCTCCCAGGGCCTCTGTGGGCTGGTGAAGAGGCCCAGTGACCTGCATGAAGTCCTGTCCTTTCATGTGGACCGTGTGCTGGGACTCCAGCGGAGCCTGCCTGCTGTGGCCCGGAGCTTCCACAGTCCTCTTCTGCCCTACCGCTACACAGACGGTAGTCTGAGGCCCATCATCTGGTGGGCACCCGACGTGCAGCACCTGGGAGACCCAGATGAGGACCAGAACTCTCTGGCCTTGGGCTGGTTGCAATACCAGGCCCTGCTGGCACGAGGCTGCCGCTGGCCAGGCCAGATGCCGTGCCTGGGCATCCGCCGTGCCGAGTGGGCGCGTTTGGCCCTCTTTGACTTCCTGCTGCAGGTaggtgtggctgggcagtggggcGGAGTCAGGGAGTTCCAGGCGAAGGCCAGCTTTGCCCGCTCCTCACCATGCTGGCAACAGTTGTGTAACTTCTCTGCCCGTTTATCCCGTGGTACCCTAGAGCAGGGCTTCTTAAACATTTTCCACTCAGGGACTGgctagatagctcagtggttaagaacactggctgctcttgcacaggaccaagggttggttcccaggacccacatggtggctcacagccatctgcaactccaatcccagggatctgatgcctccgtCCAGCCTCgtcaggcaccagacatgcccatggtacccagacatacatgtatgcaaaacacccaaacacattaaaaaaacaaaacaaaacagaacaacaaaaacccgACCACTACCAACAAAAAATTCCATTTGTGACCCTGTTTTACCTAAGAAATTTTTATGTGACCTTGGATATATAGGAATGTAAAATAGgcatataaatgaaatatttgctGATAATAAtgatgaagaaatttattttaaaacaattctcaGATATACACAAAACCTtgccatttgttaaagatgaaagcaaatttgtaTATTAATGAGAGGCATatgcttatttacttttattttattttattttggtttttttgagacagggtttctctgtgtagctttggagtatgtccttatttatttttaaatgaagacttAGCACTTGGCACTATAGGATGTAGGGCATCTTCAACACTTCACTCTTTATAGTTgattgtattttgattttataatcataaaTCTGTAGTCCCAGACCAGGAAGGCGGGGCCAGGCAGCCaggccaatcagtgagctccaggttcagtgggagtctctgtctcaaaaagtaactgaggaagacattcaaagatgacccctggcctccacaaatgcatgcattcacatatgcacatacacctTCATGacacatgagaacacacacacacacacacacacacacacacacacacacacaccctctacaGAAATGGCAGAAGTATGCTTAGGACCATGTCAGAAATTACTGGAAATTCTGTTGCAATCTCAAGTTACAAAATCaggaccaccccccccccccatcttacTGTTAAAATACCAGTTCAccatttataattttttgatgtatttattttattttaatgtgaatgagtgttttgcctgtgtgaatgtatgtttaccacatgtatgcctgatgGCCactgaagccagaggagggcattgtgtcccttggaactgtagtcacagatgattgtgagctgccatgtaggatgctgggaatcaaacccaggtgctTGGCAAGaacaagtggtcttaaccactgaaccatctctctagtctcaacactttataattttatatctttGAACCAACATGGAGTCAAGATTGTTGaaataagggagagagagagggagagaggggagagggagagggagggaaggagagggagagaggagctgaggcagaaagaacagaaggagagCCATAAAGGGAGGTGCCCGTCCATCTGGGCACTGAGCATTCACTGTGGCCAACTGAGGCTCTTGCTTCTCTGTCTGAAAGAGAAAAGCCTAAAGTTGTTGAGTGGAGGGGTGAGGTGGGATCTAGGTAGAGTTGAAGAGCAAGGTTAAGGTCCAGCTGGGGGCTGTGAGTACCAGCTGTTTAATTGGCCCATTGTGCATGAGTGTGGCTGCTCCAGGCTTGTCCATGTGATGCTGGCTATGGATATAGGGAGCCTGAAACAGCTGGTCATTCACACTCAcaaccaagaagcagagaacaatggATGCTTTGTGGTGATTGGCTGGCtcactttctctattttatacatCCTAGAATCTCCTGCCCACAATTAAAATGTGACTTCCCCATTATAATGGACTGTACCCCCTGAATCATGAGTCAGAATAAACCCTTTGCCCTTAAGCTGTGCTTGTCGGGGTATTCTACCACAGCAATGGGAAAGGAGTTCAAGCCACGCCCCGTGTGCGTGTTCTGCACAGCTAGAGGGGCTGAAGTGTCCTGGGGTCAGATCACAAACTACCTCCGGTTGGATTCTTGTCCTAATGTCTGTTATACCAGCCCCAGGGGCTTCTGTTTGCTAGGTTGTTTATGGATATACTTAACACAAGTACCTGGTGGGGGTATATACTTGGTAAATGCTAGTCAGGAACAGACCCAGACCATCCCCATGGCAACCTTACTGGTGAGACGCCATGTTTATTTATGTTCTCAACTTGAGCTgactggggagacagttcagtgggtagggtgcttgctgtgtgagcatgggacccgggttcaatccctgCTCCCAGTGAGCACCCAAGTGTGGAGTGAGGGTTCAATCCCTGGCTCCCAGTGAACACCCAAGTGTGGAGTGAGGGTTCAATCCCTGCTCCCAGTGAGCACCCAAGTGTGGAGTGAGGGTCATCCTGGCTCCAGTGAGCACTCAAGTGTGGAGTGAGGGTTCAATCCCTGCTCCCAGTGAGCACCCAAGTGTGGAGTGAGGGTTCAATCCCTGGCTCCCAGTGAGCACCAAGTGTGGAGTGAGGGTTCAATCCTGCTCCCAGTGAACACCCAAGTGTGGAGTGCGTGCTGGAgtcctggtgctggggaggaggagacagactgTTGGGCGGGGAAAGGTGCATGGGGAACGCATCTGACCTCTGGCTCCTATATGCACATGTATAGGTATGTACAAGTGCATGAACATGTGcgtgtacagagagagagagagagaaggagggagggagggagggaggagagagagagagagagagagagagagagagagagagagagattattagtgaaaaataaaatggaaccaTTGAGGTCCAGAGAGATTAATTTCCTTGTCTAAGGTCACAGCCAGGGGACTGAGaggcagcctggctggcctggcccaGAGCTTCCCCGCTTCTCACAGAGTCACTATTGAGCTGGCCAGTAGTGGGAGCAGAAGGGGACATTTGCAGGGGGGCCCTGGAGCCCTGAGACCCAGGGAGTAGCTGCTTGCAAAGCCACACTCCAGCCATGTGCTCAGGATGGCTTTCTGCTCTGCACAGAGCCCCTCTGTTCATCTCCAGGGCTGTAGCTTGGACAGAAATCTCTGCAGCCGAGGCGCACATAGGTCAGCTGTGTGGTCAGACACCACTGGGCTGGGACCATGCCACCTTTCCCAGCGTGCTGGGCAGCAGTCAAGAAAAGCAAGCATCTGGCTGGCAACACCTTCCTAGAAACCTCAGCGAGGCTGCAGAAGGTGCGAGTCTGCACGGGGTGACCCACGGCTGGCCACAAACCCCAGAGGCAGCTCACTGAGGCTGGTCTGCTGCCAGCCTCCCTCACACCCTGTCAGCAAACTCAGAGGCCGGGAAGAACGCGCTGGGTCTGGAACCACCATGTTTCCCTGTGCAGGGGCCTTTTCTCCCGTGTGTTTCCTGGGGAGTCTATCtctattcagagagagagagagagattccattGAAGTCCCCCAAACCTGAGTTTCCTGAGGTTGCTCACAGGAACATGGGTGGGGTCACCAGAGCTTGGACAATTGTGCCACTGAGGAACCCCACCCCGACAACTGTGAACTGCTTATAGATCCTAAGTGTTGTGAGACATTGTCCCTGACCCTCCACGGGGACAGATAGAGACCCCCTCGTGAAGACCCCTGTGGGTAATCTCAGCTACTCTTACTTCCAGTGGCAATGACCACGTCACAGCTGGAAGACAGCGCCACACTCCAGTCCGCCTCTCAGGCGCATGTCACTGTCTGACTTGGGTGACCTGTGGAGAAGTCAGGTGAGCTAAGTTAAGTCGGTGGTGTTGGCATTTGAAGGAGGCTCATGGCCCCCTAAGCGAGGACCCAGAAGGCCTCGGCTGCCAGGATCCTGGTCTGGGCCCTGTCTCTTTTTGGGGACAACACAACGGCTCCTATTGTGTCTCTTGCCTCTGTTACAACCTGTCCAACTGAAACCTGAGAGATGCCTTTGTCTCAGTTCTCAGCAGCAGAGCCGACACCATGATCCCAACAGGACTGACCGACCCACAGGAGAGAAGGCAGCCATCCAAGGGTGTGTGTGACCCAACTCCACAGTGAGACTTGAGCGGTTGGTGGGAGGTGACCGACTCAGAGCTGGCCTGGAGGGAGCGAGGAGACGAGGTGCTTATAGCCAGATCCCTGTCAGGCTGCAGCTGGGGGATGCTCCAGGAGGAGCATTCTGCCTGCAGTGATGGAGCCGCCCTCCACAGCAAAGCTGTCCAGCAGCTGCAGCCTAGAGGACGGGCTCAGCCATGCAGGGGCCAGAGGACGTCTGTCTTCTGTCGCAGTCGGAGCCATTCCTCCCTGCCAGACAAACAAGGCCTTCAGTGCCGAGGGtggcctctgccttctccctctcCAGCTCTTTGTCTTGGCATTTGGCCTCAGTCACTTCCTCATCGGGCTAGAGCACGGTCTCAGGGCCACACACaggcacgtgcgcacacacacacacacacacacacacacacacacacgggtgggaGTGGGGGTCATGTACCTCCCCTCCTCAGACACAAAAAGGAGATAACTCCGAGTGACCTCATCAGGGAGCCCTTCAAGCCTGGTGAAGTGTTAGTGAGTCTCCCCCGGCCTCAAGGAAGTGAACAGTGATCTGTGAACCGCTGTGGGATGGGCGGGTTTGGGAGGATGCTGCACCCCTAAGGACCATGGTGCAGCGACTGCAGGGTTGGAGCCCACCTCAGCAAAAACTCTGAACTACAGTGACATGTAATCTTGTCGATTTTAGTTGGGGGGGCTGAGCAGACACACCCCAGTCAACACAGGAAGAACCCCAAGAAACTATGGAATAATATCTACGTTCTGCTGAGCCCCTGGTGTCCTGAAATTAAGAAAAGGAGTGAGGTGTGGAACTGTGAGGGACTCCCTTGCATCCCTTGatagaccccaaaatctagggtactaccttctcaggGGGGCGCCCCCAGAACCCAGACcccggtccagttgatgcaaacagcatGAGGTTTATTGAAGGAGCAGCTGTACAGTCGGGCTCCCCTGTCCTGAGGGCAAGAGTCGCACCGCACTGCAGCCACACAGGCACCtttaaaggaaaacccacaaaagccacaagACTACAATTTCGtttcgattgatttatgtctagaggctaatctcataagatcatggtctgatcactgAGTGATCACAGAGTGGTCactgcatgcacattcttcccgaaacctcaagggggctatcagggtgggagtgaaggttacacaaaggtcacagtggtccttcctggaacacttgcaactatcacggtcacagttgagcgcatctcttaatagaaatctctttatattgttacattgtggcagggggtagttgaataatggctgagtcaggttgcccttggaaccagctttttagttcctcattctcctggggcttggggggtgtaagcctgaagggttagggtctttcacccCAACAATgagtctcaatttttttcttacctCACTGGAGTCCTGCCTTTATTTAAAAGCcttttaaacagaaaatgaaaaaagaaagtctgTGTTCTTTGTCCCATTTCATTCTTGGTATTCGTTATTTGTCTCACAAGAGCCACTTAAGGGAGAGAAGGTTTATTCGGGCTCTGGCAGGGGAGACAGGAGCATTAGGCCATGGGTCACATGGCCTGAGCATATGGTGGCAGGTCACATGACcccccagtcaggaagcaaagagagctgGACGCTGGTACTCAGCCCACTTTCTCCAGCCAATGTGGTGCCAACCACATTCGGAATAGATCTTCCTACCCCAGTTAATCTAGATGattcctcacagacatgaccCCTGAGATTTGTCTCCATGGTAATTCTAAATGCTGTTAATAAAGGTTAACCATCACAGCTGGgttgttggctgttttttttttttaattttatttattttacattaccattcagttctacatatcagccacgggttcccctattctccccctcccacccctccccttacccccagcccaccccccattcccacctcctccagggcaaatcctccccccgaggactacgatcaacctggtagactcagtccaggcaggtccagtcccttcctcccagactgagccaagtgtccctgcataagctccaggtttcaaacagccatctcatgcaatgaacacaggacttggtcccactgtgTTGGCTGTTTTTTTAAGTACTTCTAAAGTTTTTCTTTGGACTGAGGAAATTATCCTTCTGTTTTCAGTACAGTATACTATTCCCTGTGGTTGTAACTATCAGTAACTTTGTGAAGACTCTTTGTTGTGTAGAAACCTCACTTTGCTCTGTGAAAATGATCAAGCTTTGCATTCTGACTGTGAATCTGTGAGTTTTCAAAAAGCCACCCTCGCTCAGAGTTACTTTAAaagttctcttcttttttttttttttaaatccatcttGGGTCCATCTGGAAATATTTAAAGCTTACATGTCCTGGTGCCATTTGTTGGAGACTCATTCCTCCCTTTGAAATGCGACCTTCCCCAGATAGCCAACTTCTTTATGTATGTGTGGCTATTTCTATGCTGTTCTGCCCCAGATGCCAGCACTACTGTGTTCTAATTATGGAGGGGTGGTCTTATCTTTCTCACTGCTCATTTCAGGATTTGCTGGAATAATGTTTTGGTGTGATTTTTACAGTCAGCATGTTGCTTCCATTCCCAAATCCTTCTGATActttattgaaattaatttattttttgtggacTGACAGCCAAGTTTCGCCATAAAATTTATCAttcactgggcatggtgatacacaacCTTAATCCCAGTATAAAGGAGGCAggggcagcggatctctgtgagtttgaggccatcttggtctacagagtgagttccaagacagccagggctaccttgCTCaaaagagagaccctgactcaaaaacaaacatgtttcatGCCGGAACGGGCCCTCGTGTTCTCTAGTGTTCCCAGACATCTGCCTGTGTCTCTGGGAGGGTCTTGCACTTGTTCCCAGTGGGTCTGTCCtagctatttttatgtcaacttaacacaagctagaacCATCTGAAAGAGGGAAACTAATGAGAAAATACCTCCTAAGATCCAGTtgtaggatattttcttgattagtgattggtggggaaGGGCCCGGACcattctgggctggtggtcctgggttctgtaagaaagcagactgagcaagccagtaagcagcacccctccacgtcCTCTACGTCAGCTCCTCAGgcccctgtcctgacttccctcagtggtggactgtgaccCGGAAGTGTGAGCCAGACgcacccttccctccccagcttgcttttggtcctgtgttccatcacagcagtCAGCCTCGGACAGTGTCTTTCTCCATGGTGTCGTCAGTTTCCCATAATCCTTGGGACCACCAAGGACAGGATCTTTCCTTCCAGCATATGTCCAGGGCGGCTGCTCATGGACTGTGGCGTGGCTGTGACTTCTGTATGGTCATCTTGTGACTCCCTCTACTAACTCCATTTTATTCTCCaccttctcgtgtgtgtgtgtgtgtgtgtgtgtgtgtgtgtgtgtgtgtgtgtgtgtgttgaggccagaggttgtCGACTTTTCAGTTGCATTCCTCAGGTCCCTGTTGaccttttttcttattctttcttttttatttttttcaaaaattggtCTGGAGCTAGCCACTAGGCTAGCCTGGCAGGCAGCTGAACCTggggatccatctgtctccacttccccggGGCTATATCTAGAAGCACATGCCATCATGCCTAGTTTATTTGTTGgcttatctatttttaattttgtgtatgtgtttgtgtatccacatgtgcatgtgtgtgcatatgtatatgtgcatgcgtgtgtatggcCCTGAGACATGAGGAATTGGCTCTCTGGGAAAGATAGTGTTTCTATGAAGGAAAGAATGACCCCCACCCCAGGAGAGGCTCTGGATACTTAGACTGTCAAGTGGAAAGGAAGtgaggagggtcccagctgaAGGGTGAGGGCCACAAGAATATCAGGCAtcttttctggaatctgcctGGCTTGGCCCAGGAACCTGGTGCACCTACTCAGAGTCCTGtgctggccctgcctggccttcCATCCCTATCAGGAGGGCCTGTAGCCTTCCTTGACCAACTGCAGGGTCTTGTCCCAGCCAGATATTCTGTTTGGAAGGTGACAGAGCCAGGCATCCCCTGAAACTAGGTGGTGGGTATGGAGGGCAGGTTCCAGTGACTACCGGCCTCCCCAGGGACCTTGTGTGTTCTTCATGGTTCATTTATTCTTGCACTCAGAGGACCTTACTATGTTTTAACTTGTGTTGAATGCATTCTGGGTTCTGGGGTCAGACtggttattttaattatttattttattttggtcgTTTATTTTCCTGTCCAAGAATTCACAGCTGAGTGCCAGAGAAGGTATGCCTGCCACACCCTCTGTCTTCGTGGTCAGAGTCAGATTCCTGGCTTCAAGTCTGGGTCACCACTCCTAGCTATGTGGCCCTCAGAGCACTGGTCGGTCTTCTCCCGTGGCTCACTGTCCTCTTCACAATTGGTCCCTCTCGACGCCCTGGAAAGACCCGGGGCACTGTGCTGGTAAAGCCCTCAGGGTGGCGCCTCCACAGCCTGAGCTTTGCAAGCCTTCACTAACTGAGAGCCCCAGATTGGGTTACACTTGCGGCACTGCTGGGCTGGCTCAGTGCACTGGGAGTGCACAGAATCATCATTTCTCTGGGTAACTGCTCATTTTTGCAAAGAGTGGAGGAAGGGCAAAGTCCCGAAGGAATGTGGGCTGCAGCCTGAGCTTGGTCACGTTCAGCcatgggaaaacaaaacagacagcgTGGCAAAATAATCAACCTAGCACCTTGGTGAGCACACTCTTCCTGCCAGGAGGCCAGGTGGGCGTAGATCTCAGGAGGCCAGCACGGCCCATGTCTGCAAATAAATGATGCATGACTGGAAATCTGAACAGAGCAGCCTGGAGATGGGGGTGTGGTGCAGGGGCAGGGTCTTGTGCTGGCTCCTGGagatgtgggtgggggtggggagcttggCAGGAACAGCAGTCCTGTGCTGTTCTGGCTGTGCATCCAGGGCAGAGCACAGGCCAGAGCAGTTACTATGTCCATGTTCCAGTCTCCAGCCAAAGGCAAGGCAAGCAGGCAGGgttcctaatttgctttctattgccgTGATAAGCACCACGACCAAAAGCCGCTTGGGAGGATGCTGCGGGCTGTAGAAATACGTAGGGGCTGGATCCCAGTAGTCTTTgataggaggaaagggtttatttgattttacagcttacagtccatcatgaaaggaagtcagggcaggaattgaaagcaggaacctggaggctggaactgaagcagcagccatgaATGAGTGATGCTGGCTGGCTTGTTCACCTTGGTTTATTATAACACTCAGGACCACCTGTgtaggggtgacaccacccacagtgggcttggccctcccatatcaatcatcagttgagaaaatgtcctcatagaattgcctgcaggccagtctgatagagac encodes:
- the Gask1a gene encoding LOW QUALITY PROTEIN: Golgi-associated kinase 1A (The sequence of the model RefSeq protein was modified relative to this genomic sequence to represent the inferred CDS: inserted 1 base in 1 codon), with translation MASWLWRRLRGRKRSVMASCLLMILSAVAVTHFPPEHPASTPGLGPMEPQGEMGMPDPNIWQTLNPSQRQRAKNLGFQKGQALPRNSILVCAEKQSHRRRPDRSGHPLRVRRGVAVTGGPALSAHHPVLLMENEVRDAGGTALEQPGQDGPVQETQRKKDTLVSPLTGSSQAWRGTAAVSFRPQPSEGEDSLPGARVRVLTGGKAGGAASGSGTPWWSGSAGELXKVPWCRTETPGLLASAAAGGQVPPWFTEHDVQTLWLLAHGEVVGKARVPAHGQVLQVGLSADGALQDMSPLRLSQLCSQGLCGLVKRPSDLHEVLSFHVDRVLGLQRSLPAVARSFHSPLLPYRYTDGSLRPIIWWAPDVQHLGDPDEDQNSLALGWLQYQALLARGCRWPGQMPCLGIRRAEWARLALFDFLLQVHDRLDRYCCGFEPAPSDPCVEEGLREKCQNPEELRLVHILVRSSDPSHMVYIDNAGNLQHPEDKLNFRLLEGIDGFPESVVKVLASGCLQNLLLKSLQMDQVFWESQGGARGLKHVLETLERRGKILLRHIQKHNLTLFRDKDL